In a genomic window of uncultured Sphaerochaeta sp.:
- the lpdA gene encoding dihydrolipoyl dehydrogenase, with amino-acid sequence MQQYDLMVIGSGPGGYVAAERAGALGKRVLLVEKDQFGGVCTNWGCIPTKSLLNSAKQYRHAQEGERFGVRAEGVTFSLADAMAWKEETIKTLRSGIEYLMKANKVTVVLGEAKVLDAHHIQVGETTYEGSYLILATGSSPFVPPIPGSKLAHVLTSDQILSLAEIPSSLVVIGGGVIGVEFASFFSMIGTKVTVIEMMSEILPMMDGEFAKLMRRELKDVDFHLGCKVEEITAEEVRYTDAKGVRQAVPASLVLMSVGRKPNTQGLEQLGLDIDRRGVVVNDRMQTNLSSVYAIGDVNGRSLLAHSASRMAEVAVANIFGNKQMRMRYHAIPWAVYGNPESAGAGMTEREAEKLGIPVRSQTVQMRANGRFLAEHGKKASGLVKVICHRDTQAIVGIHLLGPYSSEMIWGAAALIEAELRVQDVKEIVFPHPSVSELIKDACFALDHTL; translated from the coding sequence ATGCAGCAGTATGATTTGATGGTTATCGGCAGCGGCCCCGGCGGCTATGTGGCTGCAGAACGGGCCGGTGCCTTGGGCAAGCGGGTGTTGCTGGTCGAGAAAGACCAGTTCGGCGGGGTGTGCACCAATTGGGGGTGCATCCCGACCAAGAGCCTGCTCAACAGTGCCAAGCAGTATCGGCATGCCCAGGAAGGGGAGCGCTTCGGCGTCAGGGCCGAAGGGGTCACCTTCAGTCTTGCCGATGCCATGGCTTGGAAGGAAGAGACGATCAAGACGCTGAGAAGCGGAATTGAATACCTGATGAAAGCGAACAAGGTGACTGTGGTCTTAGGTGAGGCGAAGGTCTTGGATGCTCATCACATCCAGGTGGGAGAGACCACCTATGAAGGCTCCTATCTGATACTTGCCACCGGCTCGTCCCCCTTTGTTCCCCCGATTCCCGGTTCCAAGCTGGCGCATGTACTGACCAGCGACCAGATCCTGTCGCTTGCCGAGATTCCTTCCTCCCTGGTCGTCATCGGCGGCGGGGTCATCGGCGTTGAGTTTGCCTCCTTCTTCTCCATGATCGGGACCAAGGTCACCGTCATTGAGATGATGAGCGAGATCCTTCCGATGATGGACGGCGAGTTTGCAAAGCTCATGCGCCGTGAACTCAAGGATGTGGATTTCCACCTCGGCTGCAAGGTTGAGGAGATAACGGCAGAAGAAGTCCGCTATACCGATGCCAAGGGCGTTAGGCAGGCAGTTCCCGCCTCGCTGGTTTTGATGAGTGTAGGCAGGAAGCCCAACACCCAGGGCCTGGAGCAGCTGGGACTGGATATCGACCGCAGGGGAGTCGTAGTCAATGACCGCATGCAGACCAACCTCTCCTCCGTCTATGCCATCGGCGATGTGAACGGCCGTTCCCTGCTTGCCCACAGTGCTTCGCGCATGGCAGAGGTTGCAGTGGCAAACATCTTCGGCAACAAGCAGATGCGCATGCGCTACCATGCCATCCCCTGGGCTGTCTACGGCAACCCGGAGTCGGCTGGGGCCGGCATGACGGAGCGCGAAGCTGAGAAGCTTGGCATCCCCGTACGTTCCCAGACAGTGCAGATGAGGGCAAACGGACGCTTTCTGGCCGAGCATGGCAAGAAGGCCTCAGGTTTGGTGAAGGTCATCTGCCATCGTGACACCCAAGCCATCGTAGGCATCCACCTGCTCGGACCGTACAGCAGTGAGATGATCTGGGGCGCGGCCGCCCTCATCGAGGCTGAACTGCGTGTGCAGGATGTCAAAGAGATAGTATTTCCCCATCCAAGCGTATCGGAACTGATCAAGGACGCTTGTTTCGCACTCGACCATACCCTCTAA
- a CDS encoding thiamine pyrophosphate-dependent enzyme: MARTLSFDPAKLREKQTLTIAPIPVNQYQSDFKKELKLYGKDRLIRAYYDMLLIRKFETMLDTIKKEGVYQGISYNHKGPAHLSAGQESAAVGQAMVLDPEDQIFGSHRSHGEILAKSLSAIHKMEDAELLSIMQSFMDGQTYRVVEKYFPAESVRELAEHFVLYGALAEIYAKKTGFNAGLGGSMHTFFKPFGSMPNNAIVGGSCTIAVGAALFKKINRKKGIVIANIGDGSLARGPVYEGLVLSSMDQYKTLWEENPGYPPFLLNCFDNLYAMGGQPIGETMGYQVAARVGAGINERSMHTERVDGFNPLAVADATARKKAILLKGEGPAFLDTLTYRYSGHSPSDAMTYRTKEELEAFRNQDPIVSYGNYLIENKLVSQADLDAFDAKLEEKMRKTLEITVDPVLSPMVDEAFIESVMFSNGSVEKLDSAEPILLQKLEENPRVQQIAKRSRYAYDESGKELPSARQYQYRDAVFEAMAHRFAIDPTMVAYGEDHRDWGGAFACYRGLTELLPPSRFFNSPISESAIVGSGVGYAMAGGRAVVELMYCDFLGCAGDEVFNQMPKWQAMSAGVLKMPLVLRVSVGNKYGAQHSQEWTSMVASVPGLKAMYPATPYDVKGMLNYALRGTDPVVFFESQKLYGIGEMFVKEGVPEGYYEIPEGEPAVKRVGKDITLIALGPALYTATKAADELAKRGVEAEVIDLRWINPLKYEILVESVKKTGRCVLVTDSSERGSYLHTVASNLGRLAFEALDAPPIVVGSKNWITPPAEMEEYYFAQASTILDAIHEQILPLGGYQPKHNYTDGEFARTSKKGV, from the coding sequence ATGGCCAGGACCCTTTCATTCGATCCCGCAAAACTCAGGGAGAAACAGACGCTCACCATCGCTCCGATCCCGGTGAACCAGTACCAGAGTGATTTCAAGAAGGAACTCAAACTGTACGGCAAGGATCGCCTGATCCGCGCCTACTACGATATGCTCCTGATCCGCAAGTTCGAGACAATGCTGGACACCATCAAGAAAGAGGGTGTCTACCAGGGCATCTCCTACAACCACAAGGGCCCTGCCCATCTCAGTGCAGGCCAGGAGAGTGCTGCCGTCGGACAGGCGATGGTGCTCGATCCCGAGGACCAGATCTTCGGAAGCCACCGAAGCCATGGGGAGATCCTGGCGAAGAGCCTCTCTGCAATCCACAAGATGGAGGACGCAGAGCTGCTTTCCATCATGCAGTCCTTCATGGACGGCCAAACCTACAGGGTGGTGGAGAAATACTTCCCCGCTGAGAGCGTCCGTGAGCTGGCCGAGCACTTCGTGCTCTACGGAGCGCTTGCTGAGATCTATGCCAAGAAGACCGGCTTCAATGCAGGTCTCGGTGGTTCCATGCACACCTTTTTCAAGCCTTTCGGCTCCATGCCCAACAACGCCATCGTAGGCGGTTCGTGCACCATTGCCGTAGGGGCTGCGCTCTTCAAGAAGATCAACCGCAAGAAGGGAATCGTCATTGCCAACATCGGTGATGGATCCTTGGCCCGCGGCCCGGTCTATGAAGGACTTGTGCTCTCTTCCATGGACCAGTACAAGACACTGTGGGAGGAAAATCCCGGCTATCCCCCGTTCCTGCTCAACTGCTTCGACAACCTCTACGCCATGGGAGGCCAGCCGATCGGGGAAACCATGGGCTACCAGGTGGCTGCACGCGTTGGTGCGGGTATCAACGAGCGCTCGATGCACACCGAGCGTGTCGATGGCTTCAATCCCCTGGCGGTTGCAGATGCTACGGCCAGGAAGAAGGCCATCCTGCTCAAGGGGGAAGGTCCTGCCTTCCTCGATACGCTGACCTACCGCTACAGCGGCCACAGCCCCAGTGATGCGATGACCTACCGCACCAAGGAGGAGTTGGAAGCGTTCCGCAACCAGGATCCCATCGTCTCCTACGGAAACTACCTTATTGAGAACAAGCTGGTCAGCCAGGCAGACCTTGATGCCTTTGATGCAAAGCTTGAGGAGAAGATGCGCAAGACCCTTGAGATCACGGTCGACCCTGTTCTCAGCCCTATGGTTGATGAGGCCTTCATCGAGTCGGTCATGTTCTCCAACGGCAGTGTGGAGAAGCTGGACAGTGCGGAGCCCATCCTGTTGCAAAAGCTTGAGGAGAATCCTCGCGTGCAGCAGATTGCCAAACGCAGCCGCTATGCCTATGACGAGAGTGGCAAGGAGCTGCCGTCGGCCCGTCAGTACCAGTATCGCGATGCCGTCTTTGAGGCGATGGCCCATCGCTTTGCCATCGATCCCACCATGGTTGCCTATGGGGAGGACCATCGTGACTGGGGTGGCGCGTTCGCCTGTTACCGTGGCCTGACCGAACTGCTTCCGCCCTCACGCTTCTTCAACTCCCCGATCTCCGAAAGTGCCATTGTCGGCAGTGGGGTTGGGTATGCCATGGCCGGAGGAAGAGCGGTTGTCGAACTGATGTATTGCGACTTCCTCGGCTGTGCAGGGGACGAAGTGTTCAACCAGATGCCCAAGTGGCAGGCAATGAGTGCCGGTGTGCTGAAGATGCCTCTGGTGCTCCGTGTTTCGGTTGGCAACAAGTACGGCGCCCAGCACTCCCAGGAGTGGACCAGCATGGTTGCCAGCGTACCCGGCCTGAAGGCGATGTATCCGGCAACCCCGTATGATGTGAAGGGCATGCTCAACTACGCCCTCCGCGGTACCGACCCGGTGGTCTTCTTCGAGAGCCAGAAGCTCTACGGCATCGGGGAGATGTTCGTCAAGGAAGGAGTACCCGAAGGTTACTATGAGATTCCCGAGGGAGAACCTGCAGTCAAGCGGGTGGGCAAGGACATCACCCTCATTGCCTTGGGACCAGCCCTCTATACGGCAACCAAGGCGGCCGATGAGCTCGCCAAGCGCGGTGTGGAGGCTGAGGTGATCGACCTGAGGTGGATCAACCCCCTCAAGTACGAGATCTTGGTGGAGTCGGTTAAGAAGACCGGCCGTTGCGTTCTGGTGACCGACAGCAGCGAGCGTGGCAGTTACCTGCATACTGTTGCATCGAATCTGGGAAGGCTTGCCTTCGAAGCACTGGATGCTCCTCCGATCGTCGTCGGTTCCAAAAACTGGATCACCCCGCCTGCAGAAATGGAAGAGTACTATTTCGCCCAGGCCAGCACGATCCTGGATGCAATCCATGAGCAGATCCTGCCGTTGGGTGGGTATCAGCCGAAGCACAACTATACCGATGGGGAGTTCGCCCGTACCAGCAAGAAGGGAGTGTGA